One Myxococcales bacterium genomic region harbors:
- the hydA gene encoding dihydropyrimidinase, whose protein sequence is MAATVIRGGTVVTAESESRADVLVIDEKIHAVGKDVEAPAGARVIDASGAYVMPGGIDPHTHMELPFMGTVASEDFFTGTSAAAAGGTTSIIDFVIPSPKERVLDAYKKWRGWAEKAAADYALHVAITWWDETVHADMGALVKEHGVSSFKHFMAYKNAIMADDEILVSSFSRAKELGALCTVHAENGELVFRLQKEIFEKGFTGPEGHPLSRPPEVEGEAANRAIRIAEVLGCPIYLVHTSCADALEAISRARLEGQRVFAEVLAQHLVIDDSVYRNPDWNAAAHYVMSPPFRAKEHQAALWRGLQAGMLQTTATDHCCFCTPQKQAGIDDFRKIPNGTGGVEDRMGVLWHHGVRTGRLTPSEFVAVTSTNAAKIFNMHPKKGNLSPGADADLVVWDPEKTRTISAKTHHQNIDFNIYEGMTITGNAAVTLSRGAVVWENDQLKTVKGAGRYVERPPTSAYFASQEKRNATNVPTPVKRERPAVAAK, encoded by the coding sequence ATGGCAGCTACCGTGATCCGTGGCGGGACCGTCGTCACCGCCGAGTCCGAGTCCCGCGCCGACGTGCTCGTCATCGACGAGAAGATCCACGCCGTCGGCAAGGACGTGGAGGCCCCGGCCGGAGCGCGTGTGATCGACGCGTCGGGCGCGTACGTCATGCCCGGCGGCATCGACCCGCACACGCACATGGAGCTCCCGTTCATGGGCACCGTGGCCTCGGAGGACTTCTTCACCGGCACGAGCGCGGCCGCGGCCGGCGGCACCACGTCGATCATCGATTTCGTCATCCCGAGCCCGAAAGAGCGCGTCCTCGACGCCTACAAAAAGTGGCGCGGATGGGCCGAAAAGGCCGCGGCCGACTACGCGCTCCACGTCGCCATCACCTGGTGGGACGAGACCGTGCACGCCGACATGGGCGCGCTCGTGAAGGAGCACGGGGTGAGCTCCTTCAAGCACTTCATGGCGTACAAAAACGCCATCATGGCCGACGACGAGATCCTCGTCTCGAGCTTCTCCCGCGCGAAGGAGCTCGGTGCACTCTGCACGGTTCACGCCGAGAACGGCGAGCTCGTCTTCCGTCTCCAGAAAGAGATCTTCGAAAAGGGCTTCACTGGCCCCGAGGGCCACCCGCTCTCGCGGCCCCCGGAGGTCGAGGGCGAGGCGGCGAACCGCGCCATTCGCATCGCCGAGGTGCTCGGGTGCCCGATCTACCTCGTGCACACGTCGTGCGCCGACGCGCTCGAGGCCATCTCGCGCGCGCGCCTCGAGGGTCAGCGTGTCTTCGCCGAGGTGCTCGCGCAGCACCTCGTCATCGACGACAGCGTCTACCGGAACCCGGACTGGAACGCGGCCGCCCACTACGTGATGAGCCCGCCCTTCCGCGCGAAGGAGCACCAGGCTGCCCTCTGGCGAGGCCTCCAGGCCGGCATGCTCCAGACCACGGCGACCGATCACTGCTGCTTCTGCACCCCGCAAAAACAGGCAGGGATCGACGATTTTCGAAAGATCCCGAACGGCACGGGCGGCGTCGAGGATCGCATGGGTGTGCTCTGGCACCACGGCGTGCGCACGGGCCGCCTCACGCCGAGCGAGTTCGTCGCCGTCACGAGCACGAACGCCGCCAAGATCTTCAACATGCACCCGAAGAAGGGCAACCTCTCGCCCGGCGCCGACGCCGACCTCGTCGTGTGGGATCCCGAGAAGACGCGCACCATCTCGGCGAAGACGCACCACCAGAACATCGACTTCAACATCTACGAGGGCATGACCATCACCGGGAACGCGGCGGTCACCCTCTCGCGCGGCGCGGTCGTGTGGGAAAACGATCAGCTGAAGACGGTGAAGGGCGCGGGGCGCTACGTCGAGCGGCCGCCCACGTCGGCGTACTTTGCGTCGCAAGAGAAGCGCAACGCCACGAACGTGCCGACGCCCGTGAAGCGCGAGCGCCCCGCGGTCGCCGCGAAGTAG
- a CDS encoding PaaI family thioesterase, protein MDPKEIAARIDAMHEGTFAGELGLVMVSASRDEVRAKLTVTSKHHQPYGIVHGGVYASVIESVTSIGAGVDVFEKGKGIVGLENHTSFVRAVREGTLDIVATPLTRGRRSQLWEATIRTAEGALVATGRVRLLVVDGDTELAGKKVEPGL, encoded by the coding sequence ATGGACCCCAAAGAGATCGCCGCCCGCATCGACGCCATGCACGAGGGCACGTTCGCCGGTGAGCTCGGCCTCGTCATGGTGTCCGCGAGCCGCGACGAGGTCCGCGCCAAGCTCACCGTCACGTCGAAGCACCACCAGCCCTACGGCATCGTGCACGGCGGGGTGTACGCGAGCGTCATCGAGTCGGTGACGTCGATCGGGGCCGGCGTCGACGTGTTCGAGAAGGGGAAGGGGATCGTGGGCCTCGAGAACCACACGTCGTTCGTGCGCGCCGTCCGCGAGGGCACGCTCGACATCGTCGCGACGCCGCTCACGCGTGGCCGTCGCTCGCAGCTTTGGGAGGCCACGATCCGCACGGCCGAGGGCGCGCTCGTCGCGACGGGGCGCGTGCGGCTCCTCGTGGTCGACGGGGACACCGAGCTCGCCGGAAAAAAGGTCGAGCCCGGCCTCTGA
- a CDS encoding redoxin family protein: MSHTHSVRSPRLVCLALFVSSIAALGACNEPKPAPKTEPTSATTAASAALAATAPQAPAEGPAIAKAEVGKPAPDFELKDTEGASVKLSSFKGKVVVLEWWNPGCPFVKAAHTKGSLKTAAKDATKKGVVWLAVNSNGEGKQGFGAEANRAGKKAFDVAHPVLLDESGAVGHAYGATNTPHIMIVDEAGTLVYRGAADNSPDGEGESPEGGKLVSYVDATLADLAAKRPVAKPETRAYGCSVKYAQK; this comes from the coding sequence ATGTCCCACACGCACTCCGTTCGCTCCCCTCGCCTCGTGTGTCTCGCCCTCTTCGTCTCGAGCATCGCCGCGCTCGGCGCGTGCAACGAACCGAAGCCCGCTCCGAAGACCGAGCCCACGTCGGCGACGACCGCCGCGTCCGCCGCGCTCGCGGCCACGGCTCCCCAAGCTCCCGCCGAGGGCCCTGCGATCGCGAAGGCCGAGGTGGGCAAGCCCGCGCCCGACTTCGAGCTCAAGGACACCGAGGGCGCGAGCGTGAAGCTCTCGTCGTTCAAGGGCAAGGTCGTGGTGCTCGAGTGGTGGAACCCGGGCTGCCCCTTCGTGAAGGCCGCGCACACGAAGGGCTCGCTCAAGACCGCCGCGAAGGACGCCACGAAGAAGGGCGTCGTGTGGCTCGCCGTGAACTCGAACGGCGAGGGAAAACAAGGGTTCGGCGCCGAGGCGAACCGCGCGGGCAAGAAGGCGTTCGACGTCGCGCACCCCGTCTTGCTCGACGAGTCGGGCGCGGTCGGGCACGCGTACGGTGCGACGAACACGCCGCACATCATGATCGTCGACGAGGCGGGGACGCTCGTCTACCGCGGCGCCGCGGACAACTCCCCCGACGGCGAGGGCGAGTCGCCCGAGGGCGGCAAGCTCGTGTCGTACGTGGACGCGACCTTGGCCGACCTCGCCGCCAAGCGCCCCGTCGCGAAGCCCGAGACCCGCGCCTACGGCTGCAGCGTCAAGTACGCCCAAAAGTAA